The following proteins are encoded in a genomic region of Sphingopyxis sp. YF1:
- a CDS encoding GreA/GreB family elongation factor encodes MSVAFRRESDDEHMEPAFEWPIPIGPNLVTPRGVRLLGEEAARLADAIAAAADEDARKKLLKRQRYVHTRQSTAEMQPPPAADRVGIGSRVTFTLNGATRTLSIVGHDEADPAQGTIAFSAPLARALMGAEAGETIEYQGREDAITIVAAAADPETLA; translated from the coding sequence ATGAGCGTAGCGTTTCGCCGCGAGAGCGACGACGAGCATATGGAACCCGCGTTCGAATGGCCGATCCCGATCGGTCCGAACCTCGTCACCCCGCGCGGGGTCCGGCTGCTCGGCGAAGAAGCGGCGCGGCTTGCCGATGCGATCGCGGCCGCCGCCGACGAGGATGCGCGCAAGAAGCTGCTGAAGCGCCAGCGCTATGTCCACACGCGCCAGTCGACCGCCGAGATGCAGCCGCCGCCCGCGGCCGACCGCGTCGGCATCGGCAGCCGCGTCACCTTCACCCTCAACGGCGCGACCCGGACCCTTTCCATCGTCGGCCATGACGAAGCCGATCCGGCGCAGGGAACGATCGCCTTTTCGGCGCCGCTCGCGCGCGCGCTGATGGGCGCCGAGGCGGGCGAGACGATCGAATATCAGGGCCGCGAGGATGCGATCACCATCGTCGCCGCCGCGGCCGATCCGGAGACATTGGCATGA
- a CDS encoding HlyD family secretion protein, producing MDQLSPSRPAAENAAPKRAPKADPVPPVAATTASEGATGPTWRTRALMFGLPLALVAAGGYYWLTSGGSVSTDNAYVQMDKVSVAAEVGGRITEVAVRDGQLVNKGALLFRIDGEPYRLNVAQATAAIDAAQVEVGNLSASATTSRVDIAAAREDVAFAQINFERQAALMEKGFTTRAAYDAARHAVTQARERVRQAEAAAAEARAKLAAGPASGVNPQVEAARVQRAQAEVDLGRTEVRAPSAGRVAQSDRLQIGQMMVAGLPAVTLVDTDHPWVEANFKETDLANMRPGQRAEIRFDAYPKLKVRGHVLTIGAGTGSEFSVLPAQNATGNWVKVTQRVPVRIAFDEKPSREMIAGLSAEVRVFTGNGAVAGK from the coding sequence CCCGCCGCGGAAAATGCCGCGCCGAAGCGCGCGCCCAAGGCCGACCCCGTGCCCCCCGTCGCGGCCACGACCGCGTCCGAAGGGGCCACCGGGCCGACTTGGCGCACGCGCGCGCTGATGTTCGGACTGCCCCTCGCGCTGGTCGCGGCGGGCGGATATTACTGGCTGACCAGCGGCGGATCAGTGTCGACCGACAACGCCTATGTTCAGATGGACAAGGTGTCGGTCGCGGCCGAAGTCGGCGGGCGCATCACCGAGGTCGCGGTGCGCGACGGCCAGCTGGTGAACAAGGGCGCGCTCCTGTTCCGCATCGACGGCGAACCCTATCGGCTGAACGTCGCGCAGGCGACCGCGGCGATCGACGCGGCGCAGGTCGAGGTCGGCAACCTGTCGGCGAGCGCGACGACGTCGCGCGTCGACATCGCCGCCGCGCGCGAGGATGTCGCCTTTGCCCAGATCAATTTCGAGCGCCAGGCGGCGCTGATGGAAAAGGGATTCACCACCCGCGCCGCCTATGACGCGGCGCGCCACGCGGTGACGCAGGCGCGCGAGCGCGTCCGTCAGGCCGAGGCCGCCGCCGCCGAGGCGCGCGCCAAGCTGGCCGCCGGCCCCGCGAGCGGGGTCAACCCGCAGGTCGAAGCGGCGCGCGTCCAGCGCGCGCAGGCCGAGGTCGACCTGGGCCGGACCGAGGTGCGCGCACCGAGCGCCGGCCGCGTCGCGCAGTCGGACCGGCTGCAGATCGGCCAGATGATGGTCGCCGGGCTGCCCGCGGTGACGCTGGTCGACACCGACCATCCGTGGGTCGAGGCCAATTTCAAGGAAACCGACCTTGCCAACATGCGCCCCGGCCAGCGCGCCGAAATCCGCTTCGACGCCTATCCGAAGCTGAAGGTGCGCGGCCATGTGCTGACAATCGGCGCGGGCACGGGCAGCGAATTTTCGGTGCTGCCGGCGCAGAACGCCACCGGCAACTGGGTCAAGGTGACGCAGCGCGTCCCGGTGCGCATCGCGTTCGACGAAAAACCCTCGCGCGAGATGATCGCCGGGCTGTCGGCCGAGGTGCGGGTGTTTACCGGCAACGGGGCGGTGGCGGGGAAATAG
- a CDS encoding quinone oxidoreductase, protein MRAIEAFIESQGGPEVIDWREVTLGEPGPGQLLVRHTAVGLNYLDTYHRNGTYPVPLPSGLGVEAAGEVLAVGADVHGFKPGDRVATFGPQRNAYASARIVPAAGMFKLPAGIDDETAAAALLKACTVEALVERCAKVEAGWPVLVHAAAGGVGLILVQWLKAIGATVIGTVSTEAKEAAAREAGADHVIRYKEQDVAAHVREITDGQGVPVTFDGIGMTTWNVSLKATARRGLIAVYGNAGGPLTGVDINILAQHGALFVTRPSLFDYYLDPGERAAGAARVFEMLESGAVTVRVGQRYALEDAARAHADLEAGRTTGSSLLIPEPR, encoded by the coding sequence ATGCGAGCGATCGAAGCCTTTATCGAAAGCCAGGGCGGCCCCGAGGTCATCGACTGGCGCGAGGTCACGCTCGGCGAGCCCGGTCCCGGCCAGCTGCTCGTCCGCCACACCGCGGTCGGGCTCAACTATCTCGACACCTATCACCGCAACGGCACCTATCCGGTGCCGCTGCCGAGCGGGCTCGGCGTCGAGGCCGCGGGCGAGGTGCTGGCGGTCGGGGCCGATGTCCACGGCTTCAAGCCCGGCGACCGCGTCGCGACCTTCGGTCCGCAGCGCAACGCCTATGCCTCGGCGCGGATCGTTCCCGCCGCGGGCATGTTCAAGCTGCCCGCCGGAATCGACGACGAGACCGCGGCGGCGGCGCTGCTCAAGGCGTGTACCGTCGAAGCGCTCGTCGAACGCTGCGCCAAGGTCGAGGCGGGCTGGCCCGTGCTGGTCCACGCCGCCGCGGGCGGGGTCGGGCTGATCCTCGTCCAGTGGCTGAAGGCGATCGGCGCCACGGTGATCGGCACCGTCAGCACCGAAGCCAAGGAAGCCGCCGCACGCGAAGCCGGCGCCGACCATGTCATCCGCTACAAGGAACAGGATGTCGCGGCGCACGTCCGCGAGATCACCGACGGCCAGGGCGTCCCCGTGACCTTCGACGGGATCGGCATGACGACCTGGAACGTGTCGCTGAAGGCGACCGCGCGGCGCGGGCTGATCGCGGTCTATGGCAATGCCGGCGGGCCGCTGACCGGGGTCGACATCAATATCCTCGCGCAGCATGGCGCGCTGTTCGTCACGCGCCCGTCGCTGTTCGACTATTATCTCGACCCCGGCGAGCGCGCCGCGGGTGCGGCGCGGGTGTTCGAGATGCTCGAAAGCGGTGCGGTGACGGTGCGGGTCGGCCAGCGTTACGCGCTCGAAGACGCGGCGCGTGCGCATGCCGACCTCGAGGCCGGGCGCACGACGGGGTCGAGCCTGCTGATACCCGAGCCGCGCTGA
- a CDS encoding DEAD/DEAH box helicase, with the protein MAFDHLSPVLADALTARGYEALTPVQAQVVEADAAGRDLLVSAQTGSGKTVAFGLAMAEQLIEDGRLPFASSPLALIVAPTRELALQVSRELSWLYAKAGARIATCVGGMDASKERRNLNQGVQIVVGTPGRLRDHLERGALDLTALRVAILDEADEMLDMGFRDDLEEILDATPETRRTLLFSATIPKPIAQLAKRYQRDALRISTVGEERGHGDIAYQAVTVAPADIEGAVINLLRLHEAETAMLFCATRDNVRRLHASLVERGFAAVALSGEHSQNERNHALQALRDRRARVCVATDVAARGIDLPSLSLVIHVEIPRDAETLQHRSGRTGRAGKKGTAVLIVPYPRRRRVDGMLRGARINAEWMDAPTAADVRARDQERLMEKLLTPQEHEPEDLELAQRLMAERSAEDIAASLVRAHRALMPPPEDLIDTGPRPRGERPERGERFEREHGDRGERGQHREQFDDSAWFRINIGRRQNADPRWILPLLCRRGHVTKHEIGAIRIGPNETLFNIPIAIADRFAEAVMRTANQDGEDDSGVAITPAPDGPTWPPRRDKGPHKGGSRHDGPRANGPRPDGPRHDGPRKPRGPGAGGPGSGTDRYKPKPYGQRGPRKTGKY; encoded by the coding sequence ATGGCTTTCGATCACCTTTCCCCCGTCCTTGCGGACGCCCTCACCGCGCGCGGCTATGAAGCGCTCACCCCCGTCCAGGCGCAGGTCGTCGAAGCCGACGCGGCGGGCCGCGACCTGCTCGTCTCCGCCCAGACCGGATCGGGCAAGACCGTCGCCTTCGGCCTTGCGATGGCCGAGCAGCTGATCGAGGACGGGCGCCTGCCCTTCGCGTCGTCGCCGCTCGCGCTGATCGTCGCGCCGACGCGCGAACTCGCGCTGCAGGTCAGCCGCGAACTCAGCTGGCTCTATGCCAAGGCCGGCGCGCGCATCGCGACCTGCGTCGGCGGCATGGACGCCAGCAAGGAACGGCGGAACCTCAATCAGGGCGTACAGATCGTCGTCGGCACCCCGGGGCGCCTGCGCGATCATCTCGAGCGCGGCGCGCTCGACCTCACCGCGCTGCGCGTCGCGATCCTCGACGAGGCCGACGAGATGCTCGACATGGGCTTTCGCGACGACCTCGAGGAAATCCTCGACGCGACCCCCGAGACGCGCCGCACCCTGCTCTTTTCGGCGACGATCCCCAAGCCGATCGCGCAGCTCGCCAAGCGCTACCAGCGCGACGCGCTGCGTATCTCGACCGTCGGCGAAGAGCGCGGCCACGGCGACATCGCCTATCAGGCGGTGACCGTCGCCCCCGCCGACATCGAGGGCGCGGTGATCAACCTGCTGCGCCTGCACGAGGCCGAGACCGCGATGCTGTTCTGCGCGACGCGCGACAATGTCCGCCGCCTCCACGCCAGCCTCGTCGAGCGCGGTTTCGCCGCGGTCGCCTTGTCGGGCGAGCATAGCCAGAACGAGCGCAACCACGCGCTGCAGGCGCTGCGCGATCGCCGCGCCCGCGTGTGCGTCGCGACCGACGTCGCCGCGCGCGGCATCGACCTGCCGAGCCTGAGCCTTGTCATCCACGTCGAAATCCCGCGCGACGCCGAAACCCTCCAGCACCGTTCGGGGCGCACCGGGCGCGCGGGCAAGAAGGGCACCGCGGTGCTCATCGTCCCCTATCCGCGCCGCCGCCGCGTCGACGGCATGCTGCGCGGCGCGCGCATCAACGCCGAGTGGATGGACGCCCCGACCGCCGCCGACGTGCGCGCGCGCGATCAGGAACGCTTGATGGAAAAGCTGCTCACGCCGCAGGAGCATGAGCCCGAGGATCTGGAACTGGCGCAGCGGCTGATGGCCGAGCGCAGCGCCGAGGATATCGCCGCGAGCCTCGTGCGTGCGCACCGCGCGCTGATGCCCCCGCCCGAGGACCTGATCGACACCGGTCCGCGCCCGCGCGGCGAGCGCCCCGAACGCGGCGAGCGCTTCGAACGCGAGCACGGGGACCGCGGCGAACGCGGCCAGCACCGCGAGCAGTTCGACGACAGTGCGTGGTTCCGGATCAACATCGGCCGCCGCCAGAACGCCGACCCGCGCTGGATCCTGCCTTTGCTCTGCCGCCGCGGCCATGTGACCAAGCACGAGATCGGCGCGATCCGCATCGGGCCCAACGAGACGCTGTTCAATATCCCGATCGCGATCGCCGACCGCTTCGCCGAGGCGGTGATGCGCACCGCGAACCAGGACGGCGAGGACGACAGCGGCGTCGCGATCACCCCCGCCCCCGACGGCCCGACCTGGCCGCCGCGCCGCGACAAGGGACCGCACAAGGGCGGATCGCGCCACGACGGTCCGCGCGCCAATGGGCCGCGCCCCGACGGCCCGCGTCACGACGGCCCGCGCAAACCGCGCGGCCCCGGGGCCGGCGGCCCGGGCAGCGGCACCGACCGCTACAAGCCCAAGCCCTATGGCCAGCGCGGTCCGCGCAAGACCGGGAAATACTGA
- a CDS encoding head GIN domain-containing protein, which yields MPAALPGYAGTMILIPRSALLAAALLMMPGSASAAEKRYGLTSFETIELQADVTVEVVTRAPVSAVASGPQDALDRLTVEARDGRLVIGQKQFVGDDKRRAPLGPVTVRVNAANLREATVAGAGSLRIDRLKGARVAVGLRGPGRLSVGAVTADRLSVAMIGNGGMTLGGTAKQAQMTLSGAGTVDAGELAVGELVSDSEGAGDHLFRAVKSAAVTTRGIGKTVVLGKPVCKVRNVGSGTVQCGPRK from the coding sequence GTGCCGGCCGCCCTCCCGGGCTATGCCGGCACCATGATCCTGATCCCGCGATCGGCCCTGCTGGCGGCCGCCCTGCTTATGATGCCCGGTTCCGCCTCGGCGGCCGAAAAGCGTTACGGGCTTACCAGCTTCGAAACGATCGAGCTCCAGGCCGACGTCACCGTCGAAGTGGTGACGCGCGCACCGGTCAGCGCGGTGGCGAGCGGGCCGCAGGACGCACTCGACCGGCTGACGGTCGAGGCGCGCGACGGTCGGCTGGTGATCGGGCAGAAACAGTTCGTCGGCGACGACAAGCGCCGCGCTCCGCTCGGCCCCGTGACGGTGCGCGTCAACGCCGCGAACCTGCGCGAGGCGACCGTCGCAGGCGCGGGATCGCTGCGGATCGACCGGCTGAAGGGCGCGCGCGTCGCGGTCGGGCTGCGCGGTCCCGGCCGGCTGAGCGTCGGCGCCGTGACGGCCGACCGGCTGTCGGTTGCGATGATCGGCAACGGCGGCATGACGCTGGGCGGCACTGCGAAACAGGCGCAGATGACGCTGTCGGGCGCCGGGACGGTCGATGCCGGCGAGCTCGCGGTCGGCGAACTGGTCAGCGACAGCGAAGGCGCGGGCGATCATCTGTTCCGCGCGGTCAAGAGCGCCGCGGTGACGACGCGCGGGATCGGCAAGACGGTGGTGCTCGGCAAACCCGTGTGCAAAGTGCGCAACGTCGGCAGCGGCACCGTCCAATGCGGCCCCCGAAAATAG
- a CDS encoding NAD(P)/FAD-dependent oxidoreductase, with protein MTTPDYDAIVLGAGAAGLMCAAIAGQRGRRVLLLDHADAPGKKILISGGGRCNFTNVHTTPDRYISANPHFAKSALARYTPADFIALVDAYGIAHHEKTLGQLFCDGSAKQVVAMLLDECAKGGVDLRCGQPVQEVAHADGRFAVGFGDQIFATPNLVIATGGPSIPKMGATGFAYDLARRFGLKVVEPRPALVPLTLGGDDVLFRDLSGVATPVEARAGKAAFREAALFTHKGLSGPAILQISSYWRHGEAVTIDFLPDAAPGWLADTKRMRPRTTLRAALGVQLPDRLAETLADRLALPGELGALTDRKLAEAEARLARWAFHPNGTEGFAKAEVTVGGISTAGLSSQTMMAKSVPGLYAVGEAVDVTGWLGGYNFQWAWASGYAAGQAL; from the coding sequence ATGACCACCCCCGATTATGACGCCATCGTGCTGGGTGCCGGCGCGGCCGGGCTGATGTGCGCCGCGATCGCGGGGCAAAGGGGGCGCCGCGTCCTGCTGCTCGACCATGCCGATGCGCCGGGCAAGAAGATCCTGATTTCGGGCGGCGGGCGCTGCAATTTTACCAACGTCCACACCACCCCCGACCGCTATATCTCGGCCAACCCGCATTTCGCCAAGTCGGCGCTCGCGCGCTACACGCCCGCCGATTTTATCGCGCTGGTCGACGCCTATGGCATCGCGCATCATGAAAAGACGCTGGGCCAGCTGTTCTGCGACGGGTCGGCGAAGCAGGTCGTCGCGATGCTGCTCGACGAATGCGCCAAGGGCGGCGTCGACCTGCGCTGCGGCCAGCCGGTGCAGGAGGTGGCGCACGCCGACGGGCGCTTCGCCGTCGGTTTCGGCGACCAGATTTTCGCCACGCCGAACCTGGTCATCGCGACCGGCGGCCCGTCGATCCCCAAGATGGGCGCCACCGGCTTCGCCTATGACCTCGCGCGCCGCTTCGGACTCAAGGTCGTCGAGCCGCGCCCCGCGCTTGTGCCGCTGACGCTTGGCGGCGACGATGTGCTGTTCCGCGACCTCAGCGGCGTCGCGACCCCGGTCGAGGCGCGCGCGGGCAAGGCGGCGTTCCGCGAGGCCGCGCTGTTCACCCACAAGGGGCTGTCGGGGCCCGCAATTCTCCAGATCAGCAGCTATTGGCGGCACGGCGAGGCGGTGACGATCGACTTCCTGCCCGATGCCGCGCCGGGCTGGCTCGCCGACACCAAGCGGATGCGCCCGCGCACGACGCTGCGCGCCGCGCTCGGCGTCCAGCTGCCCGACCGCCTCGCCGAAACGCTCGCCGACCGGCTCGCGCTGCCCGGCGAACTCGGGGCGCTGACCGACCGCAAGCTCGCCGAGGCCGAGGCGCGGCTGGCGCGCTGGGCGTTTCACCCCAACGGCACCGAAGGCTTCGCCAAGGCCGAGGTCACCGTCGGCGGCATTTCGACCGCCGGCCTGTCGTCGCAAACAATGATGGCCAAAAGCGTGCCGGGGCTGTATGCGGTCGGCGAAGCCGTGGACGTCACCGGGTGGCTGGGCGGCTATAATTTTCAATGGGCATGGGCCAGCGGATACGCGGCGGGCCAGGCCCTTTAG
- the fghA gene encoding S-formylglutathione hydrolase, protein MTLETLSTNRSHGGMQGVYRHASATTGTDMTFAVFVPDHAPGAKLPILWYLSGLTCTHANVMEKGEYRAACAEHGIIFVAPDTSPRGPASNGDAVPDDPDGAWDFGLGAGFYVDATAAPWAANYRMRSYVEDELPSLILREFPAADLTRQGITGHSMGGHGALTVALRTPDRFRSVSAFSPIVAPLQCPWGEKALSNYLGADREAWSAYDACALLAGGARVADLLVDQGEADGFLAEQLKTHLLSEACEKAGQKAEIRMQPGYDHSYYFISTFMAEHIGWHAERLKA, encoded by the coding sequence ATGACCCTCGAAACCCTCTCCACCAACCGCAGCCATGGCGGCATGCAGGGCGTCTACCGGCACGCCAGCGCCACCACCGGCACCGACATGACCTTCGCGGTCTTCGTTCCCGACCATGCGCCGGGGGCGAAACTGCCGATCCTCTGGTATCTGTCGGGGCTGACCTGCACCCATGCGAACGTCATGGAAAAGGGCGAGTATCGCGCCGCCTGTGCCGAACATGGCATCATCTTCGTCGCCCCCGACACCAGCCCGCGCGGCCCGGCGTCCAACGGCGACGCGGTGCCCGACGATCCCGACGGCGCGTGGGATTTCGGGCTGGGCGCGGGCTTCTACGTCGATGCGACCGCGGCGCCGTGGGCCGCCAACTACCGCATGCGCTCGTACGTCGAGGACGAACTGCCGTCGCTGATCCTGCGCGAATTTCCCGCCGCCGACCTGACGCGGCAGGGGATCACCGGCCATTCGATGGGCGGGCACGGCGCGCTGACCGTCGCGCTGCGCACCCCCGACCGCTTCCGGTCGGTGTCGGCCTTTTCGCCGATCGTCGCGCCGCTGCAATGCCCGTGGGGCGAAAAGGCGCTGTCGAACTATCTGGGCGCCGATCGCGAGGCGTGGAGCGCCTATGACGCCTGTGCGCTGCTCGCGGGCGGCGCGCGCGTCGCCGACCTGCTTGTCGATCAGGGCGAGGCCGACGGGTTCCTTGCCGAACAGCTCAAGACGCACCTGCTCTCCGAAGCATGCGAGAAGGCCGGGCAGAAAGCCGAAATCCGGATGCAGCCGGGCTATGACCACAGCTATTATTTCATCTCGACCTTCATGGCCGAGCATATTGGCTGGCACGCGGAGCGGCTGAAGGCATAG
- a CDS encoding MDR family MFS transporter → MASRSLPRRASAAALPADDGRPLHERVRYRGLLMVAVMGASIMQILDTTIANVAIPHMQSALGATSETVTWVLTSYILASAVAMPITGWLADRIGRRELFLAAIAGFIITSMACGAAQSLEQMVVFRFLQGVSAAFIGPLSQSVMLDVNPPERHARAMSIWGMGIMIGPILGPVLGGWLTEQANWRWVFYVNLPVGLLTLAMMWALLPATRTRDRRFDLFGFSMLALGLAALQLMLDRGAHEDWFDSIEIWIECGVAAACLWMFAVHLFTARRDTLFSRTMLADRNLVTAMLFMIVIGVVMFASMALLPPMLQNLFGWPVIDTGLVLAVRGVGILASMWVAGRLLGKVDARWLVGSGLAIASLSLWQMSHWSLEMGMEPVIVSGLVQGVGMGLIFIPLNTMAFATIAPQYRTDGSSLLNLFRSIGASVGISIVTTLLGSNIQTSHEDLAAHVTNSSTALLDASTADRFGIAGDTAMAMVNAEINRQAAMVAYIDDFWLMMWVTLAAVPLVLLLRPPKPGGEKASMADMGH, encoded by the coding sequence ATGGCCAGCCGTTCGCTCCCCCGCCGGGCGTCCGCCGCGGCGCTGCCCGCCGACGACGGACGGCCGCTGCACGAACGCGTGCGCTATCGCGGGCTGCTGATGGTCGCGGTGATGGGCGCGTCGATCATGCAGATCCTCGACACGACGATCGCCAATGTCGCCATCCCGCACATGCAGTCGGCGCTGGGCGCGACGAGCGAGACGGTGACGTGGGTGCTGACGAGCTACATCCTCGCATCGGCGGTCGCGATGCCGATCACCGGCTGGCTCGCCGACCGCATCGGGCGCCGCGAGCTGTTCCTCGCCGCGATCGCCGGCTTCATCATCACCTCGATGGCGTGCGGCGCGGCGCAGTCGCTCGAACAGATGGTCGTGTTCCGCTTCCTCCAGGGGGTCAGCGCGGCGTTCATCGGCCCGCTGTCGCAATCGGTGATGCTCGACGTCAACCCGCCCGAGCGCCACGCGCGCGCGATGTCGATCTGGGGCATGGGGATCATGATCGGACCGATCCTGGGGCCCGTGCTCGGCGGCTGGCTGACCGAACAGGCGAACTGGCGCTGGGTCTTCTACGTCAACCTGCCCGTCGGCCTGCTCACGCTGGCGATGATGTGGGCGCTGCTCCCCGCGACGCGCACGCGCGATCGCAGGTTCGACCTCTTCGGTTTCTCGATGCTCGCGCTCGGGCTCGCGGCGCTGCAGCTGATGCTCGACCGCGGCGCGCACGAGGACTGGTTCGACAGCATCGAGATCTGGATCGAATGCGGGGTCGCGGCCGCATGCCTGTGGATGTTCGCCGTGCACCTGTTCACCGCGCGGCGCGATACCTTGTTCAGCCGCACGATGCTCGCCGACCGCAACCTCGTCACCGCCATGCTGTTCATGATCGTGATCGGCGTGGTGATGTTCGCGTCGATGGCGCTGCTGCCGCCGATGCTGCAGAATCTGTTCGGCTGGCCGGTGATCGACACCGGGCTGGTGCTCGCGGTGCGCGGGGTGGGAATCCTCGCCAGCATGTGGGTCGCGGGGCGCCTGCTCGGCAAGGTCGACGCGCGCTGGCTGGTCGGCAGCGGGCTGGCGATCGCCAGCCTGTCGCTGTGGCAGATGAGCCACTGGTCGCTCGAAATGGGGATGGAGCCGGTGATCGTCAGCGGGCTGGTGCAGGGGGTCGGCATGGGGCTGATCTTCATCCCGCTCAACACCATGGCCTTTGCGACGATCGCGCCGCAATATCGCACCGACGGATCGAGCCTGCTCAACCTGTTCCGCAGCATCGGCGCGTCGGTCGGCATCTCGATCGTCACCACGCTGCTGGGATCGAACATCCAGACGAGCCACGAGGATCTGGCGGCGCATGTCACCAACAGCTCGACCGCATTGCTCGACGCCTCGACCGCCGACCGCTTCGGCATCGCGGGCGATACGGCGATGGCGATGGTCAATGCCGAGATCAACCGGCAGGCGGCGATGGTCGCCTATATCGACGATTTCTGGCTGATGATGTGGGTGACGCTGGCCGCGGTGCCGCTGGTGCTGTTGCTGCGCCCGCCGAAACCGGGTGGCGAAAAGGCATCGATGGCCGACATGGGGCATTGA
- a CDS encoding head GIN domain-containing protein yields the protein MRNWTIAALPLALALTVTACSGSVTTENSDKVETRSADAGPQTTQNYALTGFTAVEVAGPDDVTIRQGNAFSISATGPKSEIDELDIKLDGTMLSIGRKREGFSFSRNGKGVKIAITMPKLDGVRLTGSGSLDADAVAGDAVKAVLTGSGDLKVAKLTGTSAEIKVSGSGDIEIAGGTVKSGDLGVTGSGDIDAGGLVAETLDVSVTGSGNVEAQATGKADISILGSGDVELTGGATCTTRKMGSGSATCK from the coding sequence ATGCGCAACTGGACGATCGCGGCGTTGCCGCTGGCTTTGGCCCTGACGGTGACGGCGTGCAGCGGTTCGGTCACGACCGAGAACAGCGACAAGGTCGAGACGCGTTCGGCCGACGCGGGGCCGCAGACGACGCAGAATTATGCGCTGACCGGTTTCACCGCGGTCGAGGTCGCGGGTCCCGACGACGTGACCATCCGCCAGGGCAATGCCTTCTCGATCAGCGCGACCGGGCCGAAGTCGGAGATCGACGAACTCGACATCAAGCTCGACGGCACGATGCTGTCGATCGGGCGTAAGCGCGAAGGCTTCAGCTTCAGCCGCAACGGCAAGGGCGTGAAGATCGCGATCACCATGCCGAAACTCGACGGCGTGCGGCTGACCGGATCGGGTTCGCTCGATGCCGATGCGGTCGCCGGCGACGCGGTCAAGGCGGTACTCACGGGTTCGGGCGACCTCAAGGTCGCAAAGCTCACGGGCACCAGCGCCGAAATCAAGGTGTCGGGATCGGGCGACATCGAGATCGCGGGCGGTACCGTCAAGTCGGGCGATCTCGGTGTCACCGGCTCGGGCGACATCGACGCGGGCGGCCTCGTCGCCGAGACGCTCGACGTGTCGGTTACCGGATCGGGCAATGTCGAGGCGCAGGCGACGGGCAAGGCCGACATCAGCATCCTCGGGTCGGGCGATGTCGAACTGACCGGCGGCGCGACCTGCACCACCCGGAAGATGGGATCGGGCAGCGCGACCTGCAAATAG
- a CDS encoding OmpA family protein, producing MSSVSPRSRMLLAAMLAGSVTISLAAQAQDTSDGEVMTTVYGTIPPASEMTKGPEVEGIISARSDGRMQVTTADGNTTILAITEETRIKSSGGFLGLNRNKLTADSLLNGLPVAVETLQWSGGLVASEVDLKSKDLRTASMIRTGTDQRFAEQTAATEALRGRVGDIDQYNVKSTTNVNFDTGKAVLSAQAKNDLCATASSAEGMDNALLLVVGYTDSTGSDEFNQVLSEKRAGSVVNYLQQACGWKPYRMLTPTGMAKADPAASNETVEGKAQNRRVAVNVLVSKGLDGL from the coding sequence ATGAGTTCCGTTTCCCCCCGTTCCAGAATGTTGCTGGCGGCCATGCTGGCCGGATCGGTGACAATCAGCCTCGCCGCACAGGCGCAGGACACGTCCGACGGCGAGGTCATGACGACCGTCTATGGCACGATTCCGCCGGCGTCGGAGATGACCAAGGGACCCGAGGTCGAGGGCATCATCTCGGCGCGCAGCGACGGCCGGATGCAGGTTACGACCGCCGACGGCAACACCACGATCCTCGCGATCACCGAAGAGACGCGGATCAAGTCCAGCGGCGGCTTCCTGGGCCTCAACCGCAACAAGCTCACCGCCGATTCGCTGCTCAACGGCCTGCCGGTCGCGGTCGAGACGCTGCAGTGGAGCGGCGGCCTCGTCGCGAGCGAGGTCGACCTCAAGAGCAAGGACCTGCGCACCGCGTCGATGATCCGCACGGGCACCGACCAGCGCTTCGCCGAACAGACCGCGGCGACCGAAGCGCTGCGCGGGCGCGTCGGCGACATCGACCAGTATAATGTCAAGAGCACGACGAACGTGAACTTCGACACCGGCAAGGCGGTGCTGTCGGCGCAGGCGAAGAATGATCTGTGCGCCACCGCAAGCTCGGCCGAAGGCATGGACAATGCGTTGCTGCTTGTCGTCGGCTACACCGATTCGACCGGCTCCGACGAGTTCAACCAGGTGCTCAGCGAAAAGCGCGCCGGCAGCGTGGTCAACTATCTCCAGCAGGCGTGCGGCTGGAAGCCCTATCGCATGCTGACGCCCACGGGGATGGCCAAGGCCGATCCGGCCGCCAGCAACGAAACCGTCGAGGGCAAGGCGCAGAACCGCCGCGTCGCGGTGAACGTGCTGGTGAGCAAGGGGCTCGACGGCCTGTAA